From Bacteroidota bacterium, one genomic window encodes:
- a CDS encoding GerW family sporulation protein — translation MSINYDETFNKVLEQLNMMVKTETVVGEPFQLGDFTCVPVIKVGLGFGGGGTIGKGSGDLKLSKGMGGGAGAGVGITPIGFLVSRGDEISFIASDKKKGLDAIFEKVPDLVEKLMDMKKKKGE, via the coding sequence ATGTCGATTAATTATGACGAAACTTTTAACAAGGTACTGGAGCAATTGAATATGATGGTGAAGACCGAAACCGTTGTTGGAGAGCCTTTCCAACTCGGGGACTTCACATGTGTGCCGGTAATTAAAGTAGGACTCGGATTTGGTGGAGGAGGTACCATCGGTAAAGGATCGGGTGACTTAAAACTCTCGAAAGGAATGGGAGGTGGTGCCGGTGCCGGGGTTGGAATTACCCCCATTGGATTCCTGGTTTCCCGCGGGGATGAGATATCCTTTATCGCCTCCGACAAGAAAAAGGGACTTGACGCTATTTTTGAAAAAGTTCCCGACCTGGTTGAGAAGCTGATGGATATGAAAAAGAAGAAAGGGGAATGA
- the glmM gene encoding phosphoglucosamine mutase: MTLITSISGIRGTIGGIPGEGLTPLDIVRFTTAFAGFISQAHPGQRLKVVIGRDARVSGPMVSHLVTGTLLGKGVDVVDVGLSTTPTVEMMVTHFSAQGGIIITASHNPGQWNALKLLNHKGEFLSAVDGQKILELSESPGNVYSEVQQLGSYSFFQDAIDLHIAKILELPLVDVEAIRSANLTVAVDAVNSTGGISVLPLLGRLGVQNIIPLYCEPTGHFPHNPEPLPANLTEIASLVREKKAHLGFVVDPDVDRLAIITEKGEMFGEEYTLVAVADYILKNKAGYTVSNLSSTRALQDLTESYGGSYFASAVGEVNVVEMMKKHHAVIGGEGNGGVIYPDLHYGRDALAGIALFLTHMVKSGLKCSEVRSLYPDFYISKNKIELKQGINVDSILGKISERYAEYPLNKADGIRIDFPEGWVHLRKSNTEPIIRIYSESGNEETAVSLAGKLLKDINNLM, from the coding sequence ATGACACTGATCACATCCATTTCCGGTATCCGTGGAACTATTGGAGGGATACCCGGGGAGGGTCTTACCCCGCTCGACATAGTCAGATTTACTACTGCGTTTGCAGGGTTTATATCCCAGGCGCACCCCGGTCAGCGATTAAAGGTCGTAATCGGCCGTGATGCAAGGGTTTCAGGTCCAATGGTATCCCATCTTGTTACAGGAACCCTTTTGGGTAAAGGTGTTGACGTGGTTGATGTGGGTTTGTCTACCACCCCTACAGTTGAAATGATGGTTACTCATTTTTCCGCCCAGGGAGGGATTATCATCACGGCTAGTCATAACCCCGGTCAGTGGAATGCGCTTAAACTTCTCAACCATAAGGGAGAATTTCTATCTGCTGTGGATGGACAGAAAATCCTGGAACTGTCTGAATCACCTGGAAATGTGTATTCAGAGGTTCAACAATTGGGAAGTTATTCCTTTTTTCAGGATGCTATTGATTTGCATATAGCAAAAATTCTTGAACTTCCTCTCGTCGACGTCGAAGCCATCAGATCAGCCAATCTCACAGTGGCAGTGGATGCCGTAAATTCAACAGGTGGTATTTCCGTATTGCCTTTACTCGGGCGATTGGGTGTGCAAAATATCATCCCGTTGTACTGTGAACCCACAGGACATTTCCCTCATAATCCGGAGCCACTTCCAGCCAATCTAACTGAAATAGCCTCCCTTGTCAGGGAAAAGAAAGCACATTTAGGATTTGTTGTCGATCCGGATGTTGACAGGCTGGCTATCATTACAGAAAAGGGAGAGATGTTTGGCGAGGAATATACACTGGTAGCTGTTGCCGATTACATTCTGAAAAACAAGGCTGGATACACGGTATCTAATCTTTCCTCAACCCGTGCACTGCAAGATTTGACGGAAAGTTATGGAGGAAGCTATTTTGCCTCGGCTGTCGGTGAAGTAAATGTAGTGGAGATGATGAAGAAGCATCATGCTGTGATTGGCGGAGAAGGCAACGGAGGGGTAATATATCCTGATCTTCATTACGGTAGGGATGCTTTGGCAGGCATTGCCCTTTTCCTGACCCATATGGTTAAATCCGGATTGAAGTGCTCTGAAGTCCGCTCCCTTTATCCTGATTTTTACATTTCAAAAAACAAAATTGAGCTAAAGCAGGGGATCAATGTCGATAGCATCCTGGGGAAAATATCTGAACGATATGCAGAATACCCTTTGAATAAAGCTGATGGCATCAGGATTGACTTTCCCGAAGGGTGGGTGCATCTGAGAAAATCCAATACAGAACCCATTATCCGTATTTATTCGGAGTCCGGAAATGAAGAAACTGCCGTTTCTCTTGCCGGTAAATTATTAAAAGATATCAACAATTTGATGTAA
- a CDS encoding DUF368 domain-containing protein: MKYLVLILKGIAMGAANIIPGVSGGTIALITQVFERLINAIKSINFTALRFLLKGKFGDFARYIDLYFLLAIFFGVVIAILTLARLFDYLFTNYPVYIWAYFFGLVLASVYFVGKRIEKLTTSVAVTFIIGTAIAIIISVLNPATENHSFYYLVLCGIVAICSMILPGLSGSFVLFIMGNYKLVAIDAINDRDFSILLPVLIGAVVGLIAFSHFLSWVFRKYRNETISILTGFILGSVSILWPWQRKEYLEIAGQVVIKDGEPVIARYIRYLPQEINPEFWYAIAIILAGIASIWAIEKLAEKKSS, translated from the coding sequence ATGAAATATCTGGTTCTTATACTGAAAGGCATAGCCATGGGGGCAGCCAATATCATTCCCGGAGTTTCCGGTGGCACCATAGCTCTCATCACGCAGGTTTTTGAGCGTCTGATCAATGCCATTAAATCAATAAATTTCACCGCTCTCAGGTTCTTATTGAAGGGAAAGTTTGGGGATTTCGCCAGGTATATTGATCTTTACTTCCTGCTGGCAATTTTTTTCGGTGTCGTCATAGCAATTCTAACTTTGGCAAGGCTTTTCGATTACCTTTTCACGAATTATCCTGTGTATATCTGGGCATATTTTTTTGGGCTGGTGCTTGCCTCTGTGTATTTTGTCGGAAAGAGGATTGAGAAACTAACCACAAGTGTTGCCGTAACCTTCATTATCGGAACCGCTATTGCCATCATTATTTCCGTTTTAAACCCGGCTACTGAGAACCACAGTTTTTACTACCTGGTACTCTGCGGCATTGTTGCGATTTGCAGTATGATCCTCCCGGGGCTCTCGGGATCGTTTGTGTTGTTCATTATGGGCAATTATAAACTGGTTGCCATAGATGCCATTAATGACCGTGATTTCAGCATACTTTTACCGGTTTTGATCGGGGCTGTAGTAGGATTGATTGCATTCTCACATTTTTTATCCTGGGTTTTCAGGAAATACCGAAATGAAACCATTTCCATTCTCACAGGATTCATTCTGGGTTCGGTGAGTATACTCTGGCCGTGGCAACGAAAGGAATACCTTGAGATTGCCGGGCAGGTGGTAATAAAAGACGGCGAGCCGGTAATCGCCCGATATATCAGGTACCTGCCCCAGGAAATAAATCCGGAGTTCTGGTATGCTATTGCTATCATTCTTGCAGGCATTGCCTCTATCTGGGCCATAGAAAAACTGGCGGAAAAGAAATCCTCATGA
- the recR gene encoding recombination mediator RecR: MVNAYSSRLLENAVNEISRLPGIGRKTALRLALFLLRLEESEVESFSDAIIRMRREIRFCSRCHSISDDEICEICQDDRRDKSLLCIVEDIRDVMAIEATQHYKGLYHVLNGIISPMEGVRPENLTLESLFTRVPAENIREVILALPTTLEGDTTNFYIYRKLQNSGVVISVIARGIAIGDELEYTDEVTLGRSIDNRTPFKEPGTANKKSI, from the coding sequence ATTGTGAACGCATATTCTTCAAGATTACTGGAAAATGCGGTAAATGAGATTAGCCGTTTACCGGGTATCGGTCGCAAAACAGCCCTGAGGCTTGCCCTTTTTCTTCTCCGTTTGGAAGAAAGTGAGGTAGAATCTTTCTCCGATGCCATCATCAGGATGCGCAGGGAAATCCGGTTTTGCAGTCGCTGCCATAGCATCTCCGACGATGAAATATGTGAAATATGCCAGGATGATCGCCGTGATAAAAGTTTGCTTTGTATTGTGGAAGACATCAGGGATGTTATGGCTATTGAAGCAACCCAGCATTACAAAGGGCTATATCATGTATTGAACGGAATAATCTCCCCCATGGAAGGAGTGCGCCCGGAAAACCTTACGCTGGAATCCCTTTTCACAAGGGTGCCCGCAGAAAATATTCGGGAAGTGATCCTGGCTTTGCCCACAACTCTTGAAGGAGACACAACGAACTTCTATATTTATCGCAAATTGCAGAATTCAGGTGTTGTGATAAGTGTAATCGCGAGAGGGATTGCCATTGGAGACGAACTTGAATACACCGACGAAGTCACTCTGGGCCGGAGCATCGACAACCGTACTCCCTTCAAGGAACCAGGTACAGCTAACAAAAAATCCATTTAG
- a CDS encoding shikimate dehydrogenase — MNLYGLTGYPLDHSFSKALFQEKFSEENISAFYDLFPLQDVSGIRELFLKTPSLEGLNVTMPFKTAVIPFLDALDAIALQTGAVNTVKVYREKTGLFLKGFNTDAYGFEKSFAGFYKNEGGHALVLGSGASSRTVQYVLNKMSIFSRIVTRHPANKEQLHYSQTDKKILEKYNIIINTTPLGMVPEISNCPPIAYEWLNTDHFLFDLIYNPAETLFLKKGKEAGAHTENGMEMLLLQAVESWRIWQEA; from the coding sequence ATGAATCTTTACGGTCTGACCGGCTATCCGCTGGATCATTCTTTTTCAAAAGCCTTGTTCCAGGAAAAGTTTTCCGAAGAAAACATCTCCGCCTTTTATGATCTTTTCCCTTTGCAGGATGTTTCAGGTATCCGTGAATTGTTCCTGAAAACCCCTTCACTGGAAGGTCTTAATGTGACCATGCCTTTTAAAACAGCCGTTATACCCTTTCTGGATGCTCTGGATGCTATTGCCTTGCAAACAGGTGCCGTCAATACAGTCAAAGTTTACCGGGAAAAAACAGGTTTATTCCTGAAGGGATTCAATACCGATGCTTATGGATTTGAAAAATCGTTTGCCGGTTTTTATAAAAATGAAGGCGGTCATGCCCTGGTACTGGGGTCCGGAGCTTCTTCCCGCACTGTGCAGTATGTTTTGAATAAGATGAGTATCTTTTCCCGGATTGTCACAAGGCATCCTGCCAATAAGGAACAATTGCATTATTCGCAGACAGACAAGAAAATCCTTGAAAAATATAATATCATCATCAACACCACACCACTGGGTATGGTTCCCGAGATCAGCAATTGTCCACCCATTGCTTATGAATGGCTGAACACAGACCATTTTCTTTTCGATTTGATATACAATCCGGCAGAAACCTTATTCCTGAAAAAAGGCAAGGAAGCCGGAGCGCATACGGAAAATGGGATGGAGATGTTATTACTTCAGGCAGTTGAATCCTGGAGGATATGGCAGGAAGCTTAG
- a CDS encoding tetratricopeptide repeat protein — protein sequence MSENFDYQDELDPGSIVRRFEEMKKSGKEYFFDVDEFDVMIDYFLDNLMLDQCQEAITMAMNQHPSGINFLLKQARLYINANQAEKALELLTEIEKIEPSNADIFITKGSIYSQMKHYNKAIEEYNKAINDSDDIDEIYTNIAFEYENMGNYEKAIEYLRKVLNLNPDNESALYEISFCYEMTKKVSSGIDFLLDFIDKYPYSKAAWFNLGVLYNNFDYFEKAIEAYDYAIAIDENLAAAYFNKANAQANLGLFTEAIETYKETLNLEDPEAITYYYIGECFEKLEDYQQAITYYHKALEEDYDLPDAWMGLGVACDELGKTQDALKYMKKAVELDEMNPEYWYMLAEIQDKIELPEEAVQSYQHVLELDPANQDAWLDYSELTARIVNLEEAIRILDRFIVQHNPESPILYRQAAYLFSLGLLKESYIKLEEALQTDPVKYPEMLDFLPEMNHDPVVAELITKYKG from the coding sequence ATGAGCGAAAACTTCGATTATCAGGATGAACTCGATCCTGGCAGCATTGTGAGACGATTTGAGGAGATGAAAAAATCCGGGAAAGAATATTTTTTCGATGTGGATGAATTTGATGTCATGATTGATTACTTTCTCGACAACCTAATGCTGGATCAATGCCAGGAAGCCATAACAATGGCCATGAACCAACATCCTTCCGGTATCAACTTCCTGCTGAAACAGGCCAGATTATATATCAATGCCAACCAGGCAGAAAAAGCCCTTGAATTGCTTACTGAAATAGAAAAAATAGAGCCTTCCAATGCTGATATATTCATCACGAAAGGCTCCATCTACAGCCAGATGAAGCATTACAACAAAGCCATTGAAGAGTATAACAAAGCCATCAACGATTCTGATGATATTGACGAGATATACACCAATATTGCTTTCGAGTACGAAAACATGGGTAATTACGAGAAAGCGATAGAATACCTCAGAAAGGTGCTTAATCTCAATCCCGATAATGAATCGGCACTTTACGAGATATCCTTTTGTTATGAAATGACGAAAAAGGTATCATCCGGCATTGATTTTCTCCTGGATTTTATCGATAAATACCCGTATTCAAAAGCAGCATGGTTTAACCTGGGGGTATTATACAACAACTTCGATTATTTCGAAAAGGCCATTGAAGCTTACGATTATGCGATTGCTATTGACGAGAACCTTGCCGCTGCATATTTCAACAAAGCCAATGCCCAGGCTAACCTTGGATTATTTACCGAAGCTATTGAAACCTACAAGGAAACCCTTAACCTGGAAGATCCCGAAGCCATAACCTATTATTATATCGGTGAATGCTTTGAAAAACTTGAGGACTATCAACAGGCAATAACTTATTATCACAAAGCCCTTGAAGAAGATTACGACCTTCCGGATGCATGGATGGGACTGGGAGTGGCATGCGATGAACTGGGTAAAACACAGGATGCGCTAAAGTACATGAAAAAAGCTGTTGAACTGGATGAAATGAACCCGGAATATTGGTATATGCTCGCAGAAATCCAGGATAAAATTGAACTTCCTGAAGAAGCGGTCCAGTCATATCAGCATGTTCTTGAATTGGATCCTGCAAACCAGGATGCCTGGCTGGATTATTCAGAGCTTACAGCCAGAATCGTAAACCTGGAAGAAGCCATCCGGATACTTGACCGGTTTATTGTACAGCATAATCCCGAATCACCTATACTTTACCGGCAAGCAGCGTATCTCTTCAGCCTCGGCCTTTTGAAAGAATCTTATATCAAACTTGAAGAAGCCCTTCAAACAGACCCGGTAAAATATCCGGAAATGCTTGACTTCCTGCCGGAAATGAATCACGATCCGGTTGTTGCCGAATTGATCACGAAGTATAAAGGGTGA